The Osmerus eperlanus chromosome 25, fOsmEpe2.1, whole genome shotgun sequence DNA window TCAGACAAAACACCCTTTCTTCAGTGACTACGACACAACTACAGTAAGTTAATCAGTGCACAACatatgagtgcgtgtgtgtgtctacctctgCTTGCGTCTCTCTGCTGCTGGACAGATCgctgccctcctccatgtcACTGGCCCTAAGCAGGGACAGCTCCTCCTCGCTGCCGCGCCGCACACGCTCGTAGCcctgagcgcacacacacacacacacacagaacagagagagagacactcagtGAGAACTAGCAAAAATCCATTGTGGTATATGGTTAAACACACTAAATCAGACCCACGCCACTACCaccccccatgcacacacaccgcccgactttgcacacacatcctcctacacacacacacacacacgtagcctCACCCTGTACATCCCCAGGCGAGTGCTGCCGTTGTGCAGCCAGTAGAGGTAGACCGGTTTCCCTAGCAACAGCACGGGCACGGACAGCATGGCAACAATCAGCAGGAACACCTGGAGACCACTCTGTaaggggggggacggggacgacACACACGTCACATGACCCCATCTGACTGATCTGATTGGTGGAGCCAGTGGCCATTTTGGAAATCAACGCTTTGTGCACTGGTCAATAGGAGCGATATGCAGTCTATGGAGGCTTCATACCTGTCCTGGGAAAAGGGGCTGCACACCGTTGTCCTGCATGACGAACATGTTGATGAAGTGGATGAGGATGCTGGGGGCGTCTCTGGAGGTGTGAGCAGAGAAGGCCAGCCACTTGTAGACGATCATGAAGACCAGGTAGCCAAACAGACTCAGCAGGAAGAGCAGCTCCGGGATGAACACCAAGACAATGTTGAACCTGTTCCTAAAGTGCCTGATGACAGATAAAACAGCGTTCAGGACAGATAGACAAGCTAAGACAGCGTTCAGGACAGATAGACAAGCTAAGACAGCGTTCAGGACAGATAGACAAGCTAAGACAGCGTTCAGGAAAGATAGACAAGCTAAGACAGCGTTCAGGACAGATAGCTGTCAGTTGAGATCTgtcttttaaataattcagctgtTGTGGACTTTGAAGGGGCCGTCACTCACAGGTGGTTAAAGACTCCAAGGATCACCCCAAAGCTGAGCTGACAGATCCCCAGGATCACGGACATCTTCATCTTGTAGGAGTTGAGGAACGTGAGGCGGTTGGATGCCAGGTTCCAGATCTGCACGTCGGAGGACAAACAAATCAGCTACTCACACGTACCTGGGAGGCTGAGCAGGGGGtttctgagggagggagagctctTTCtgctttatttatttacttatggggggggggggttgtatatTAATCATAACAAAGCACACACCGGGTCGATGCCCAGAGGGTAGGGTCCCTTGAAGACGCCCGTGACGTTGGGATCAAGGGACAGAGTAGAACTGCCCCTGACCACAGCTTCCCTTTAACAAGACAAAAAACAACCACAGGAAAGGTTATACGAGCTGAACTGTCACCGTCTGGGTCAGAGTAGGAGGTTGGGGGGATTCTCCCTGGGGCCtccggaggagggggaggtggagaaggaggttagggaggagggggaggtggaggagcatggagaggaggatgaaggggaggaggagggctactCACGACCAGACTCCGCCCCTGTACATGGCCCCCACGCTCCAGCCCGAGCCAAAGATGTTCAGTGACTTGGAGAAGCAGTCGTTGTAGATGAGGCCCGTGTAGATGGAGAACAGTCCCATCATGAAGATGATGTAGCGGCCCTCAAACAAGATGTTCCAGATCTGcgtgcacacaaacaaaactcAGTAACAGCACCGATTAACGTAATCTAGCATGCAGCAGTATGTCAGAATCTAGATTCTAGAGTCGACAACGTTACAAGCGTAACTATTGGCGTTTCAGTCCTGATGAATTAAAGGCAAAATATCATTTTAAGTAAGAATTGTAATAATCATTTACAAACAGTATATTTAATATTTTGGAATGTATTTTTCCTATTATAGTTTTCAGTGGTTTGGCAGCCCACCTGCATTACCCTAACAGCCCACTAGTTGGCTGCGGCCCACAGGTTGGGCTGTTCTAGACTGTTAGGGTTTCCCGACATTCTTACTTCGTTCCTGGTGCGCTTCAATTTGCGGTTGTTCTCGTACAGAACCATCCAGAAGGCAAACAGAGACATGATCACGCCGTGACCCAGATCCCCAAACATCACCGCAAACAGGAAGGGGAACGTGATGATCGTGTACGGGGCTgtcgggacacacacacacactttgtcaaAGAAATACTAACCAGCGCCTAGAGGCCACGCAGAGAGCAGTCAAATATCCCAGACAAAGCATCACTCGGGGGGGGACACAAAGGCTTACTTGGGTTGACTTCTCTGTAGGTTCCCACCCCGTAAGCCTCCACTATGTTCTGGAAGCCAGACGTGAACTTATTGGTCCGTACCAGCGTGGGCGGAGTGTCGTTGCTAGGGATACGGTTGACGAAGGAAGGCACCGTGGCTCCACTCTTCCTCTGTGACGGGAGATGAGCGTTAGACGGATGTTAGACGCTGTGAGGTTCACGTTAGGTGGACTGGTTGGAGAGGCCCCTCTCTGCCATGTGGAATGTGATGCTCAACTCAGGGCACGGAAATAACAAGTAAGAAAAAGCCATCTTGTATGAAGGTTCCCCTTTGAAAAgcctgacagacaggcctcaCTCGCCGTCTGAACTCCAGCCTAACTCACTTAGGGTGCATATTGAATGGGCTGTGGCCTTAATTTTGCACATTAGGCCGTAATGTAATAGCGAACACAACAAGCCCAGAGGTATTCTGCCTGATTGACCTCACAGCCCCTTTGACTTGAGCGGTTGAATCAATAAAACTAAAAAGCATCAGAGGGAAGCTAAGATAAGATCAAtgctacctccctctctttctaaacACAACAATGTCCCAGTTCCGAAAAGAGGTCAGGGCTAGGATTGTGCCTGTGCCAAAAAACAACAGAAATTACTGAAAAGtttaaaggagagagaaaaagaatccTGACCGGATGTTAACTCACCGAGCCTTCCTCTAGTGCCCCCCTCAGGGCCGGAAGGTCGTTGACGGGACACCACACCTCGGCGATGAGGCACTTGTTGGTGACGTCAAAGCTGCAGAGGTTGAGGATGTGGTAGATGGCCTTCATCTTCTTCACCTGAATCACCCAGGTGTAGACGGACTCGGACGCCTTGTTGAGCACCTGTCTCAGGTAGTCCTCCGTCCTGTGCAGTACCTGGGGAGACCAGGAGGGGGCAGTGTGGGTCTCCATCGCAGAGGGATTCAAGTACATTCACAGTAACAAGGTGTAAGTGTTAAAAAGGGGTATAACTATAGATGGCTAGATGGGGGAAACCAGAGAATGAGAAGTtttaggaaagagagaggagtgggtgaGGGGGGAATGTGGGCAAGCCTTCAGCTAGGACCTCATGTTGATCATGTGCAGGGCCAAAAGGTTAATccaatctttctctttttctctctctgagggAAAACCCTCCAGAAAGGGCTTCACAGAAGCCGCCTTAATCAAGTGACCACATGAGACCGACCGTGAACAGATCGAGAGCTCCCTTCTGCTAGACTGCTTCAGGAGGACTCGCTCTGCCGAGCACATAGTATGTCCAGAGGAAGACCACGTCTCCAAAGAACAGCGGCAGGAGCCCCCCCCGAGGAGCCCGCCACACCGGTGTGGTTAAATAACACACCGGCTCCAGCTAAGATGGATAAACACGGGGAGCAGGCAtgtagacaggcaggtaggtagacagatagacagacaggcaggcaggttgacaggctggcaggtagacaggcagacagacaggttagtcCTGGTTCTTACAGTGTGCAGGTCCTGGATCCGAGTCCTCAGGCCCTCCACCACATCGGTCCTCTCCTCGTTGCTGTTGGGGTACGGATACAGGTGACAGTGGTAGCTGGGGAGGGATGCACAGGcattaaaaacaaatacaccCTTCCCTCAGCTGATTTCAAACCCCGGCTCAGAGGCATGACTGTGGATGTCTCAGCGTTTAGCTGGACAGTGAAAGGGAGACGTCTGAGATTTACCAGTCGCAGATCTTCTTGACCTTCTGTCCGATCTGCTCTCCCCAGTAGGAGATGAGGAACACCACGCTTTTGGTCAGCTCCCCCTGAACAAGTCACAACGCAGGAAGCGGCTAAGGTTAACCTCTGCTTTCCTCAGAACGACTATTGTTACATTTCGCTATTCTACCCCTCGATTTCACTCTCGGATGCAACCCGCAATGAGGCGAATGAAAATGGCAGAAAGGAAAgctgagggtggggagggggggcaccgCGATGGACTCACAGTGTGGGGATCCTCCAGATATTCGTCGATCTCACAGTAGCTGAGTATAGTATAACCCTTACACACTCTCCACAGCATGCGCTCAAATGCTTCGATCTTCACCCTCTGAATCAGCCCTGAGATGAACCTGCAGGAGGACGGAACCAGAGAGTCAGTCAGAGTCAGACAGGAGACCCGCACCCACTCCCAACTCCAAGTACAGCATCCAATCAGTCTGAAAGAATTCAACAGCGATGCCTCACCCTAACTTGGCCCCTAGCCTCTGCATGCTGGTGTAGTCCATCATGGTGTCCTTCTCCAGAAAGGGGAACTCCTCATACTGGGCCTGCATGGGCTCTCGCTGAGACAGGAAGAAGAACgggacagaggtcagaggtcagggctcCGGAACCGTACGGTTAACGAAACGTGCCAGATATTCCCAGCTTGACACCCAGCTCACGGGAATCAAAACGAGAGAGGCCTAGGACggttcacagagagagagagagagagagagagagagagagagacagagaaagagagagacagacagaaagagagaaagagaaagagagaaagacaaagagagagaccgagacaaacagagagacagagagagacagagaatcagCAAACAGCCTTGTTTCTCACTACCAACCTCGATGCTCCGGTGCACGAAGTTGCGTGTGATGCGTAGCATGTGCGTGTACTCCGTCAGTTCCAGAAGGTTCTTCTGCAGCTTCTCCTTGTTCCTGGTGACCTCACCAagctccacctccagcctctgcagctgctcctacacacacaaaaacacaaacatacacacagtcaggagagtccacaacacacagccatgtgtacacaacacacacacagccatgagaGTCcacaattcacacacacatacacacacacacagccatgagcCTCTGCTGTTGTTTGTtcttggtgttgttgttgtcatcACAGTTGTCTGTTTGTTGGACGATTGCTTCGTGACACGCAATGAACTTCCGAAAGGAGTTTGTGAGTCTAATCTCACAGTCAACTCACAACCTGGGATGAACAAAAGTTGTGGAACTTGACTCTATGTGGGTGGAGCCTATGTGGGTGGAGCCTATGTGGGTGGAGATGCATGTCAGTATAATTAGCGGCATGTGAAAGGCAGGGTTAAGGAAGGTTACCATGATGACCAGAACGTGCTTGGGTAGAGGAGCAACTGGGTTCACCTCGTCCTCGGGCAGTGGAATGCCGGCCCTCTTGATTTCCCTCAGAAGGTAACCTGCCAGAGAGTGAGACTTGTCTTCAGTAAACAAACACATCTGGTTTCACATCTAAAAATCCACTCTGTGTTTCCTGAACCCGTTCAACAATTAGACCAGGTTTCGCTCTGACTAAGCAAGACGGTGGAGTCAAGATATTAACTCGCTGCTTCCGATTGTGACTTTGAATTCATGAAGGTTAAATCTGTGTGTAAAGGAATAAAATCGCCTCTATCCCCTCAGGGACAAGTTTCATTACTCTGGGAGAAACACCTAAACTGTCTCGTTTCTTTCTAGATCTAGATTTAATCTACTGGCGTTGGCATCCAATTAGGCCCATCTTGTGCTTTACACAAAATACAGTGTGGTGTTCTTCAAACAGTGCATTACCTAGAATTCTTTCCATCTCTTCACATTTTTTGATCTCGCTGACGAATTTGCGTTGAAAGGAGTTGACACTAGGATTGAGCTACAACAGAGGAAGTGATACATGGTCatcatacattgtgaaacaGCACACAACTGGCTTAACATTTCCCTTATCTCAGTCTACTGGTGATTTGCAGTACTCCAGTTCACCAGATCGTAGTTATAGCATTTAGTGGTTTGGGTCGACTAACCAGAAACCTCTAGTTTTATAACAGGTGTCATTTGGACGCTAACGTTACAGTTGGTCATAGAAAAAAAAAGACGAATCACACTTCGTATGTGAAAGAACTAGCATAACACACAGCACTAACTTTTACAACAAACCATTGTGGGTTGCATGCAAGATAACGTCAAGATATATTCTATTGATTTACTTACGTCTCTGAATTCTACAAGGCCCATTTCTCCTAGTTCGCTGATACAGTCGTATGCTGAACCGGACTGCAGAAACAGCTGGGCCAAACACATCTCTTCACTTCGGAACAACGAGCCCATTTTGACAGCTCGCCTTTTCTTCAAGCTGAATGGGTACGCTGTCGCTTAAACCGGCTGGGGAGTAGTTAGCTAGCAAACTAGCTACTCTAACTAGCTTCggtttctgtttcttttacGCTGACAAACTTCCCAAGATCTGCCCTGTCAATCATCGACAGATAGGTGACCTCTCCAGCAAAACCTTAAGATGTTTCTGACAGGAAAAGTCATCGTTCGCAGTTTCCACACCAGTTGATTAGCAAGCTATCTAGGCTACCGCTTAGCTAGGTGGATCCATGGTCAAGAGAGTAGATTTCCCAGTCTTCTGGGTTTGTATTCCTGGTAAAAGCTACCTACTAGTGATGATGATGGCAAACTGTGAGACTAAATCGATCTGCTCTCACAAATAGTTTTTTCCATTGTAAGTTAACGAAAGATATCGAAGCTAACACTACCTCCACGTCATATCACACGTTACCTTCAAAGCTGTTGTCGTAAAGTCAGACGTAGTGAGTGGACGGCCAACCGAGCAAACTTCTTACGATTCTGCGCAAACGACACGTTCAACCTCCCCAGGTTTGCATACTTTGCATTTTGCAGAATTTCCCTCTCACAATCTTAAGAAAATAAGAATGAATTGCAAaaatgtttcattcactttttaGTCCTTAAAAAGTGTACATATAAAAATAGAAACAAACCATATTTTacattctttttcttcttccttcttgttttttttttttttttacagacatGCAAACAAATCCTGTTTATATCTTTAATAAACTTTTGACCCACCACAACCATTTCCGCTTAttccaaaaataaatataaaattaaTTCAAGCCATAATAAAATCGCCTGTTTGATAGGCTACTAGATTGAAGCGCTGTTCCAAGCCTGCCTTATTTGTTTCCATGGAGTCCCGAGAATACAGGAAGCAATGAAGAAAAACACCAAAATGAAGCCTTTAGCCAGAGCCTGGGAATATGGCTCTCCTGGAAACAAGGAATGCATATATGAATAATGAATAACAAATTATATTTATATTCACGCCATTGTCACAATAATTGATGTACAATTGTATGTCATCGCGTCACCTGTGTAATATCTCGTCAGCGGGAAAGCCAGTTGAGGCCAGCACACATCGTTCCTGTCACAGTCGTATTCTGTGAAGTTAATCTGAAACCTGGACGACACACAATTTGAATTTCAGACAGCAAACTTCCTTCATGCACAACCCAGATCCAAACAGTAAAACAACATTATTTATGAAATTGTAAAGGCTTCAGTATTCAGCAGCGTCACCTGGTTTGGGGCGGCCCAGTGCTAATGTGGATTGAGGtaaaggtgatggaggaggtgagagggaaattCTGCGTCACCGCTGGATTGAGACACGGGGTTGGatctccacctccacatccCAACTTCCACGTGGACTCCGTGTAACTAAGAAAGATCAAAAACTAAATCACGCACAGCACTACAAACTTAAACTACGTAATTTATGTCTCTGTTATCTTGAATTTCCGATGTTTCGCGTCGTCTTCTACCCGACTTCTATCGCTTGGATTTCCCGCTGAGGTACTCCCTCCACGAGCCCAGAGACAAGGGTGCTAACATGGATGTGCAGGTGGGCTGGAACACCCGAACATGACCCACTCGCATCCCCAACCTGGGCCGAGTTTGGTGTCAAAACTGGGGGTGAGATGGTGCAGAGGTTAAGGATGCAAGGGCCTTGGATACCACAGACCAGCGTTTCTCAATCCTCGAACTCTGGGACCCCATGTCCAGCACGTTTCCCTATTCCGACACACCTGGTTCAGGTGAATGACTTGTTGCCAGGATTGAGAAAGGCTGACATTGACAACAAAGCCTGAGCGTTCTCCATGTTTGATTCATGTTTTCGTTCTGCGCTAAAATTTGACTCCAGTCAAATTAGCTTACATGTTATGTTCACCCAGTCCGCCAGGTTCCGAAAATCCGGCTTTCCTGTTCTGGCTACATGTGTTGCTGTTACCAGATTAGCCTGAAGGAAGCCAACCGTCTCTCTAATGAAGCGAGAACAAACAACGTAAGCTGTTTATGacttttaaaaaacaaacattgatTCAACATCCCAGTTAGATGATTACTGACCTGAGGAGACTACACTGAGACAGGTTCTGGAGGTTTACAGCCAGCAGGCATCCTGCCGTTGAGTTCTCCCCAAACACAGCTGGCCTAATTTCTGCAGAGTTACAGAGCCCGGAACTcactgaaaacaaaacaaaatggttGAATACACATTCagtcctacatttacatttagaagacgctcttatccagagcgacttacagtaagtacagggacattccccccgaggcaagtagggtgaagtgccttgcccaaggacacaacgtaatttggcacggccgggaatcgaattggtaaccttcagattacgagcccgattccctcaccactcagccacctgactcccccataCTGAATGTGAAAGTATCTACCTGGCCTCCACAGGTGAATTGGGGTCCTCTGCATGGCTCCTGTGTCATTTCCAAAGGTGTCCAAGATCCCACCGATAACAGGTCGACCCACTTGATACCCTGATGATGATTCACAAGCAGGTTGATGCCGTAGTTAAACCAATATACCTCATTCAAATTTGGACTACAAAGTCCCATGTACGCTGCAAAAAATCTAAATCTTTATTTATTATAAGACAAAAAAGATATATTTGTATTGATTGttctttaaatgtatttttttgtggtgtttttttcgGCGTACTAACCTGGGTTTCCAGAGTTAGTCTCTGCCATGACATCACCGTTTAAGAAGACAGCAGAATACCTTGTAGTTAAAT harbors:
- the atp6v0a2b gene encoding V-type proton ATPase 116 kDa subunit a, with protein sequence MGSLFRSEEMCLAQLFLQSGSAYDCISELGEMGLVEFRDLNPSVNSFQRKFVSEIKKCEEMERILGYLLREIKRAGIPLPEDEVNPVAPLPKHVLVIMEQLQRLEVELGEVTRNKEKLQKNLLELTEYTHMLRITRNFVHRSIEREPMQAQYEEFPFLEKDTMMDYTSMQRLGAKLGFISGLIQRVKIEAFERMLWRVCKGYTILSYCEIDEYLEDPHTGELTKSVVFLISYWGEQIGQKVKKICDCYHCHLYPYPNSNEERTDVVEGLRTRIQDLHTVLHRTEDYLRQVLNKASESVYTWVIQVKKMKAIYHILNLCSFDVTNKCLIAEVWCPVNDLPALRGALEEGSRKSGATVPSFVNRIPSNDTPPTLVRTNKFTSGFQNIVEAYGVGTYREVNPTPYTIITFPFLFAVMFGDLGHGVIMSLFAFWMVLYENNRKLKRTRNEIWNILFEGRYIIFMMGLFSIYTGLIYNDCFSKSLNIFGSGWSVGAMYRGGVWSEAVVRGSSTLSLDPNVTGVFKGPYPLGIDPIWNLASNRLTFLNSYKMKMSVILGICQLSFGVILGVFNHLHFRNRFNIVLVFIPELLFLLSLFGYLVFMIVYKWLAFSAHTSRDAPSILIHFINMFVMQDNGVQPLFPGQSGLQVFLLIVAMLSVPVLLLGKPVYLYWLHNGSTRLGMYRGYERVRRGSEEELSLLRASDMEEGSDLSSSRETQAEFDFGDAFLHQAIHTIEYCLGCISNTASYLRLWALSLAHAQLSEVLWSMVMRVGLRMDTSLGIVFLVPLFGLFAVLTVSILLVMEGLSAFLHALRLHWVEFQNKFYSGAGVKFIPFAFSLLPSSFEHDGLL